GCAGGCGTGGTTCTTATTGTCCATCGCCACCCCGTGGTGCGCGGGCCGGCTGTGGCAGGTCCGGCCCGAACGTGTCTGGCGGTGGCAAGTCGCTCCGGCTCTCACCGTGCTCTTAGTCTTGGCTACCTTGTGTTATCCGGTTGGCGTAACGGCCACCCGCCTCAAGTATCTGGATCGCGGACTCACCCTCGACGGCAATGCATATTTGCGCCGCGACCATCCGGACGACTTTGCCGCCATCGAATGGATTCGCCGCCACGTGCCCGATTTGCCCGTGATCCTGGAAGCAAGCGGCAACCCGTACTCGTACTATGCGCGCTTTTCGTCGAACACCGGCCTGCCGACTGTAATGGGATGGGCCAACCACGAAGGTTTGTGGCGCAGCCACGATGCCTCGGTCGAGGCCCGAAGGAGGGACGTAGCCACGATTTACTCCGCCACCTCCCTCGACGAGGTGCAGCCGCTCCTGGATCGCTACCGGGTGCGGTACATCGTCGTCGGCGAGATCGAACGGCGGGATTTCAAGCCGGAAAGCTTGGAGAAGTTTCAGCGTTTGCGCGCTGTGTTTGCTCAGGGGCGGACGACGATTTACGAACGATGAGGCCGTTGCGGATCCTGGTGGCACTCACCTACTACCGGCCTCATGTCAGTGGGCTGACCATTTACGCCGAGCGCCTCGTGCGCCGGCTCGCGCAACGCGGCCATGCGGTCACCGTGCTCACCTCGCGCTACGAGCCGCGATTGCCGCCGCGGGAGCAGAACGGCAACATCCACATCGTGCGAGTTCCCGTGCTGCGTAAAGTGAGCAAGGGCGTGATCATGCCCTGGTTTCCGCTGTACGCGTGGGCGTTTGTCGGACGCAACGATGTGATCAACATCCACATGCCACAGTTCGAGGCGGCTTTGCTCGCCGCTATTGCGCGGGCCCAGAGAAAGCCAGCGGTACTGACGTACCAGTGCGACCTCAAACTCCCGCATGGCTGGTTCAACCGCCTTGTGGATGCCGCTTTGGTGCCACTGAACGCCTCGGCTGCGCGTCTGGCGTGGCATATCGTGGCGAGTAGCGAAGATTATGCGCTCCATTCTCGGTTTCTCGGGCGGTACATCGATAAGGTCAGCGTCATCCCGCCGCTGATCGAGCTTCCACGGCACAATGAGCAATGGACAGAGATCCTGCGCGCACGCGGCATGCGGAGCCCTTGCCTCGGCTTTGCCGCGCGGTTCGCGGAGGAAAAAGGAGTGGAATATCTGCTGGAGGCTCTCCCCCGTCTGTTGGAACGAGTGCCGGGAGTCCGCGTGGCATTCACGGGGGCATACAAAGACACGGTCGGCGAAGAAGCGTATTGGCAGCGGCTGCAGCCACTCATCCGGCACCATCGGGAGCGGCTGATTTTCTTGGACTTGCTACCGGACGAGGCCATGCCGAGTTTCTACCACCTTTGCGATGTGCTGGTGCTGACGAGTTTGAATTCCACGGAGGCCTTTGGGATGGTGCAGGTGGAGGCCATGCTGTGCGGCACGCCGGTGGTGGCCACCGACATCCCCGGCGTGCGCGAGGCTGTGCGGCGTACCGGAATGGGCGAGATCGTGCCGCCTCGAAATGCAGGCGCGCTAGCCGACGCGATCCTGCGCGTGCTAGGCAATCGGCCGTTTTATGTTCGGTCTCGCGAAGATATCGAAGCCGTTTTTTCGGCGGAACGGTCAGCACTGGCGTACGAGGAGTTGTTCCGGAGCCTCCTGGCAACCGGCACCCCGCCTCGTGCCCGCGCCCGAGCAGGCAAGGGGGCGGCGGGGCGCGACGAAGCAGAAGTCATTTCCCGATCCAAGTCCTCTTCGTCCTTCCGTAGCCGAATTGCCGCGCTCCAGGCTGCGCGTCTTTTCCCTCGCATCCCGAAGATTCCCTGCGAGGAGGCGAGCTGAGGTATGACCGCTGGTCCGGGTTCGTGGTGGAACCGGCCCGCCCTGTGGGCCGCCCTGATTGTTTTGTTTGCGGCGACGGTCCGCTTTCCGGCCATCGAGTGGGATCAGCGTCACTTCTTTCACCCGGACGAACGCGCGGTGGCATTTGCCATCCAGCGGATCTCGTTCACGAAGCTGCAACTCGATCCCGATTGGTTCGCGTACGGAACGTTACCCATTTACCTCAATCGAGCCCTGGCCGAAGTTCTGAGCCTGTTCGACCCGCAAGCGGCCAGTTACGACTCGATCAT
This sequence is a window from Candidatus Binatia bacterium. Protein-coding genes within it:
- a CDS encoding glycosyl transferase family 1 — protein: MRPLRILVALTYYRPHVSGLTIYAERLVRRLAQRGHAVTVLTSRYEPRLPPREQNGNIHIVRVPVLRKVSKGVIMPWFPLYAWAFVGRNDVINIHMPQFEAALLAAIARAQRKPAVLTYQCDLKLPHGWFNRLVDAALVPLNASAARLAWHIVASSEDYALHSRFLGRYIDKVSVIPPLIELPRHNEQWTEILRARGMRSPCLGFAARFAEEKGVEYLLEALPRLLERVPGVRVAFTGAYKDTVGEEAYWQRLQPLIRHHRERLIFLDLLPDEAMPSFYHLCDVLVLTSLNSTEAFGMVQVEAMLCGTPVVATDIPGVREAVRRTGMGEIVPPRNAGALADAILRVLGNRPFYVRSREDIEAVFSAERSALAYEELFRSLLATGTPPRARARAGKGAAGRDEAEVISRSKSSSSFRSRIAALQAARLFPRIPKIPCEEAS